The Verrucomicrobium spinosum DSM 4136 = JCM 18804 genome includes a region encoding these proteins:
- a CDS encoding DUF1592 domain-containing protein produces the protein MKGFRRHPRSIARAGLVILLSGSCAAVASAQQPRGKEEYDKKVLPMLTEYCYDCHGDGMDKGNFALDNNTDYAAILGDRKLWDSVREHVTTHVMPPENKPMPTNEVRDQLISWIDDQVFWVDPAKPDPGHVTLRRLNRVEYNNTVRDVFGVDSRPASSFPPDDTGYGYDNIGDVLSLSPLLMEKYMKAARKVADEAVWLKPPGVYKEERSGDGLKVTEGQGGELNGAVALFTNGKITTRVNVKEDGVYRLILNVSATQSGPEKAKFAVKVDGNDVREGEVTAEYHADKPDENWQRVSLDVPVKKGDCKITVAFLNDFGDPNAAEAHRRDRNLLVQNVLLQGPIKFRGQWQSKFVNWLVDGKGLAAPQMVLEANAFESSLPVNDFYDDGLMMVTSGSMEREVNIPFEGEYRIMVVASADQVGGEGAKFTVRLGDKDLATKEVTAKTGVQQTISFKTPLTPGLRPLRVSFINDSYSKETGDRNLTVHRVIVEGPLNTQPLNLLSDEEIPKWTAKMGLKIFRRPLDPVDLEKLVGLAKMASKDGADLEETLSVVTEAMLCSPKFLFRGGAEPEGKVENEAVLVDEFTLAARLSYFLWSSAPDDELLRLASAGELRKNLRAQVTRMIGDWKGWAMAENFAGQWLRLRDVELVAPNRRLFPEFEGRLAYDMKTESLMFFDHIYRGNRSVLEFLDSDYSFMNESLAKFYGIKEDVKGKQFRKVSLEGTPRGGILTQAGVLTLTSHPNRTSPVKRGQFILENILGTPPPPAPQNVPAFGEDRGAKVTGTLRQRFEAHRSNPACASCHAFLDPMGFALENYDAIGRWRDTDNKQPIDATGKLLTGQGFNGAAELRKVLVANKKNDFTRCLVENLLIYSLGRGLDYPDKYFVKQLTKQAEERGYKFQDIVVAVVESVPFQKMRAGEAGKR, from the coding sequence ATGAAAGGTTTCCGTCGCCATCCCCGCTCTATTGCCCGTGCCGGTCTCGTGATCCTGCTCTCAGGAAGCTGTGCCGCTGTCGCCTCTGCCCAACAGCCGAGAGGCAAGGAGGAGTATGACAAGAAGGTGCTCCCGATGCTGACGGAGTATTGCTACGACTGCCACGGCGATGGCATGGACAAGGGCAACTTCGCCCTGGACAATAACACGGACTACGCCGCCATCCTGGGTGACCGGAAACTCTGGGACAGCGTGCGTGAGCATGTGACGACCCATGTGATGCCTCCGGAAAACAAGCCGATGCCGACCAACGAGGTGCGGGATCAGCTGATCAGCTGGATTGATGATCAAGTCTTCTGGGTGGATCCTGCCAAGCCCGACCCCGGCCACGTGACTCTGCGCCGCCTGAACCGCGTGGAGTACAACAACACGGTCCGCGACGTCTTTGGCGTGGATTCCCGCCCCGCCAGTTCCTTCCCTCCTGATGATACAGGATATGGGTATGACAACATCGGCGATGTGCTGAGCCTTTCGCCCTTGTTGATGGAGAAGTACATGAAGGCTGCCCGCAAGGTGGCGGACGAGGCCGTCTGGCTGAAGCCACCCGGGGTGTACAAAGAAGAGCGCTCAGGCGATGGCTTGAAGGTGACCGAAGGGCAGGGCGGCGAGCTGAACGGCGCTGTGGCTCTTTTCACCAATGGCAAGATTACCACCCGGGTAAACGTGAAGGAGGATGGCGTGTATCGCCTCATTCTCAATGTCTCTGCGACACAGAGCGGGCCGGAGAAGGCGAAGTTTGCGGTGAAGGTGGATGGCAACGACGTCCGCGAGGGCGAAGTGACGGCGGAGTATCACGCCGACAAGCCGGACGAGAACTGGCAGCGCGTCAGCCTGGATGTGCCGGTGAAGAAAGGGGACTGCAAGATCACGGTCGCGTTCCTCAATGACTTTGGCGATCCCAATGCTGCTGAAGCTCATCGGCGGGATCGGAATCTGCTGGTGCAGAATGTGTTGCTCCAGGGGCCGATCAAGTTCCGTGGCCAGTGGCAGTCCAAGTTCGTGAACTGGCTGGTGGATGGCAAGGGGCTGGCCGCGCCGCAGATGGTGCTTGAGGCAAATGCCTTCGAATCCAGCCTGCCGGTGAATGACTTCTACGATGATGGGTTGATGATGGTCACCTCCGGAAGCATGGAGCGCGAGGTCAACATCCCGTTCGAGGGCGAGTACCGCATCATGGTGGTGGCCAGTGCGGATCAGGTGGGGGGAGAGGGTGCCAAGTTTACAGTGCGTCTGGGTGATAAGGATCTGGCCACCAAGGAAGTCACGGCCAAGACCGGCGTGCAGCAGACGATCAGCTTCAAGACACCGCTGACACCTGGGCTTCGTCCGTTGCGTGTGAGCTTTATCAATGACTCCTACAGCAAGGAGACGGGCGACCGCAATCTCACGGTGCACCGGGTGATCGTGGAGGGGCCGCTGAACACCCAGCCCCTCAATCTGCTCAGTGACGAGGAGATCCCCAAATGGACCGCCAAGATGGGACTGAAGATCTTCCGTCGTCCGCTGGATCCGGTGGATCTCGAGAAGCTGGTGGGCCTGGCCAAAATGGCCTCCAAAGACGGGGCGGATCTGGAGGAGACCCTGAGTGTGGTCACAGAGGCCATGCTCTGCTCGCCCAAGTTCCTGTTCCGCGGCGGTGCCGAGCCGGAAGGCAAGGTGGAGAACGAGGCCGTGCTGGTGGATGAGTTCACGCTGGCCGCGCGCCTGTCTTATTTCCTCTGGTCCAGCGCGCCGGACGATGAGTTGCTGCGCCTCGCCTCAGCGGGTGAGTTGCGGAAGAATCTGCGCGCCCAAGTGACTCGCATGATCGGTGACTGGAAGGGCTGGGCCATGGCGGAGAACTTCGCCGGACAGTGGCTGCGTCTGCGGGATGTGGAGCTCGTGGCACCCAATCGCCGCCTGTTCCCTGAGTTCGAGGGTCGTCTGGCCTATGACATGAAGACGGAGTCGCTCATGTTCTTCGACCACATCTACCGGGGCAATCGGAGCGTCCTGGAGTTTCTGGACAGCGACTACTCGTTCATGAACGAGAGCCTCGCCAAGTTCTACGGGATCAAGGAGGACGTGAAGGGCAAGCAGTTCCGCAAGGTGTCCCTGGAAGGCACCCCTCGAGGTGGCATCCTCACCCAGGCGGGTGTGCTCACGCTGACCTCGCACCCGAACCGCACCTCTCCGGTGAAGCGCGGTCAGTTTATCTTGGAGAATATCCTAGGTACCCCACCGCCTCCGGCCCCGCAGAACGTGCCGGCGTTTGGTGAAGACCGTGGTGCCAAGGTGACAGGCACCCTGCGTCAGCGCTTCGAAGCGCACCGCTCCAACCCGGCCTGCGCGAGCTGCCATGCTTTCCTAGATCCCATGGGCTTCGCCCTGGAGAACTACGATGCCATCGGCCGCTGGCGCGATACAGACAACAAGCAGCCGATCGATGCCACGGGCAAACTGCTCACCGGCCAGGGATTCAACGGCGCGGCGGAATTGCGCAAGGTGCTGGTGGCGAACAAGAAGAACGACTTCACCCGCTGCCTCGTGGAGAACCTCTTGATTTACTCCCTCGGTCGCGGTCTGGATTACCCAGACAAGTACTTCGTGAAGCAACTCACCAAGCAGGCTGAGGAGCGCGGCTACAAGTTCCAGGACATCGTGGTGGCCGTGGTGGAAAGCGTGCCGTTTCAGAAGATGCGGGCGGGTGAGGCGGGAAAACGGTAA
- a CDS encoding YkvA family protein: MPETPPAFPPGRDTRHDATIEKVVRSEGEIEKKMAGKKALHALLEHGRLLLQMVKDYFSGRYREVPYWAIGAAALALFYVLTPVDVIPDFFVGIGYLDDATVLAFCLKLIETELDKYREWRKTHEVDVKVTKG; the protein is encoded by the coding sequence ATGCCTGAAACTCCGCCTGCCTTCCCTCCTGGTCGCGACACTCGCCACGATGCCACCATTGAGAAAGTGGTGCGCAGCGAGGGCGAGATCGAAAAGAAGATGGCCGGTAAAAAGGCCCTCCATGCTCTGCTGGAGCATGGCCGTCTGCTGCTACAAATGGTGAAGGACTATTTCTCTGGCCGCTACCGCGAGGTGCCCTACTGGGCCATTGGCGCGGCTGCTCTGGCGCTCTTCTATGTACTGACGCCGGTGGACGTGATCCCGGATTTCTTTGTTGGGATAGGGTATCTGGATGACGCCACGGTGCTGGCTTTCTGCCTGAAGCTCATCGAGACGGAACTGGACAAGTACCGGGAGTGGCGCAAGACGCACGAGGTGGATGTGAAGGTGACCAAGGGTTGA
- a CDS encoding macro domain-containing protein: protein MKKIQGDLLKLALAGEFDVIVHGCNCHCTMGAGIAKSIKSLFPEAYEADCQTKKGDREKLGTISQASVNRDGTKLTIVNAYTQFHWRGTGVKADYNAIRSIMRAIKNSYHGWRIGYPLIGAGLAGGDWPIIEEIINEELDGEDHTLVKYHP, encoded by the coding sequence ATGAAGAAGATACAAGGTGATCTGTTGAAACTCGCCCTGGCGGGAGAATTCGACGTCATCGTCCACGGCTGCAACTGCCATTGCACCATGGGGGCCGGCATTGCCAAATCGATCAAATCCCTCTTTCCAGAGGCTTACGAAGCCGATTGTCAAACCAAGAAAGGTGATCGTGAAAAGCTGGGAACGATATCTCAGGCCTCCGTGAACCGTGACGGCACCAAGCTCACCATCGTCAACGCCTACACCCAGTTTCATTGGCGTGGCACGGGGGTCAAGGCTGACTACAACGCGATCCGCTCGATAATGAGGGCGATCAAAAACAGCTACCACGGTTGGCGCATCGGCTATCCCCTCATCGGAGCAGGACTCGCTGGAGGAGATTGGCCCATCATCGAGGAAATAATCAACGAAGAGCTTGATGGAGAAGACCACACACTCGTCAAGTATCATCCTTGA
- a CDS encoding protein kinase domain-containing protein: protein MSLPQIAGLELQDLIGKGSCGAVYRAVTADNRTTAAVKVFSSMAINRKLLGIAMRGLQQMPEHPGLLPVTAFDFDSSPYFVATPLVGFTTEDGKGRRTWETPTLESCCGNVGPEEAWRYIYEVCDAMAWLHKHNLVHCNLKPRNVLLEDDPASATKITDVVQGWIGGVHHFEATDHFMYVPPEQAEHPDALATQGTAWDVYAFGVVAYRLLTGRFPRAEEEYERQRKRHTGDRGGVSATFDNPAIMAAVRRQPEIGWPTKTRTKWDERRRQVVERCLALDPRHRWPDLREVMREFERLEADYLLEDARGKIDVERRRQIRRLVLLRSTSIILAAAFLVAAVYGTIYGFATTRRAKKAETANVQKDALFEVTVTDLQSQVGNLAREVAAAKAARIKSEASLEMSHSAVDQFLTLLLQTPTGLGLQAEISAKQVNDALSFYERERDRIKEDPERLPERARNYFNTAQLLLRKNQRPEAANWMEEAQMALATLLKNEPDHKDKARLETMLGRTCRWLGLLKAEAGHRSDALVLYQQAVTFLTPAVEANPKDRNTRFECASAWYELGKRARRDGEGAVAEHALGKVPTVLNPKLVGEELSADEQFLLSRSQIERALSLRDEGRLDDAMRSLFDSMEVMVKLVERSKPNNQEQALTLAESYIEFGEIVAGKLGNTDAKDAQSEAQAILIELVRVHPQWADARFLLARNYGDLAALERDMGNAAEARRKQDMAVKTMEDLSKDNPDNTRFLTELARQQGMSAQLMCDLGKPKDAIPVANQAIDRLSGLLKEGGAHLDEMDRKSCGVLLAQLYGILGHSGEVAKDSKLAKVYFTKASEQWSAVQTRHGTDETIEAGLSWSKERLGKIK from the coding sequence ATGAGTTTGCCGCAGATTGCAGGTCTTGAGTTGCAGGATTTGATTGGAAAGGGGAGTTGCGGAGCGGTTTACCGGGCAGTCACGGCGGACAACCGGACTACCGCCGCGGTCAAAGTCTTCAGCAGCATGGCGATCAATCGCAAGCTGCTGGGCATTGCCATGCGGGGCCTCCAGCAGATGCCGGAGCATCCGGGATTGCTCCCGGTCACAGCGTTCGATTTTGACAGCAGCCCCTACTTCGTGGCCACGCCGCTGGTGGGTTTTACCACCGAGGATGGCAAGGGCCGCCGTACATGGGAGACGCCCACGCTGGAAAGCTGCTGTGGCAATGTGGGGCCGGAAGAAGCCTGGCGTTACATCTATGAGGTGTGCGACGCCATGGCATGGCTGCACAAGCACAACCTGGTGCATTGCAATCTGAAGCCCCGGAATGTGCTGTTGGAGGATGACCCCGCCAGCGCCACAAAGATCACTGACGTCGTGCAGGGCTGGATAGGGGGCGTGCATCATTTTGAAGCGACAGACCACTTTATGTATGTGCCGCCGGAGCAGGCGGAGCATCCTGATGCCCTGGCCACTCAGGGGACGGCTTGGGACGTCTATGCTTTCGGCGTAGTCGCCTATCGGCTGCTCACAGGGCGATTCCCTCGTGCGGAGGAAGAGTACGAACGCCAGCGCAAGCGTCACACGGGTGACCGCGGGGGTGTGTCAGCCACTTTTGACAATCCGGCTATCATGGCGGCCGTGCGTCGGCAGCCCGAGATTGGCTGGCCCACGAAGACCCGCACGAAGTGGGATGAGCGCCGACGGCAGGTCGTCGAGCGCTGCCTGGCGCTGGATCCACGACATCGCTGGCCTGATCTACGGGAAGTCATGCGAGAGTTCGAGCGACTGGAGGCGGACTACCTGCTGGAAGATGCCCGGGGCAAGATCGATGTGGAGCGTCGTCGCCAGATCCGGCGGTTGGTGCTGCTCCGGTCCACGTCCATCATTCTCGCCGCTGCATTCCTGGTCGCTGCGGTCTATGGCACCATTTATGGATTTGCTACGACGCGTCGGGCGAAGAAGGCGGAAACTGCCAACGTCCAGAAGGATGCCCTGTTTGAGGTGACCGTGACGGATCTTCAGTCCCAGGTGGGCAATCTGGCCCGTGAGGTGGCGGCTGCCAAGGCGGCCAGAATCAAGTCCGAGGCCTCTCTAGAGATGTCTCATTCTGCGGTGGATCAGTTCCTCACGCTGCTCCTGCAGACGCCGACAGGTCTGGGCCTGCAGGCTGAGATCTCCGCCAAGCAGGTCAATGATGCGCTGTCTTTCTACGAACGGGAGCGCGATCGCATCAAGGAGGATCCCGAGCGGTTGCCTGAGCGGGCTCGCAACTACTTCAACACGGCGCAGTTGCTTCTTCGCAAGAATCAACGACCAGAGGCGGCGAACTGGATGGAGGAGGCGCAGATGGCTCTGGCGACCCTGCTGAAAAACGAGCCGGATCACAAAGACAAGGCGCGGCTGGAGACGATGCTGGGGCGCACCTGCCGGTGGCTCGGCTTGCTCAAGGCGGAGGCGGGGCACCGCAGTGATGCCCTCGTGCTCTACCAGCAGGCGGTGACTTTTCTGACGCCCGCAGTGGAGGCGAATCCGAAGGATCGCAACACGCGTTTCGAGTGCGCCTCGGCCTGGTATGAACTGGGCAAGCGGGCCCGCCGCGATGGCGAGGGGGCGGTGGCGGAGCATGCATTGGGAAAAGTGCCGACCGTGCTGAATCCCAAGCTCGTAGGCGAGGAACTCTCGGCAGATGAGCAGTTTCTGCTTTCACGCAGCCAGATCGAGCGGGCGCTCTCTCTGCGGGATGAGGGCAGGCTCGATGATGCAATGCGTTCCCTCTTCGACTCCATGGAGGTGATGGTGAAGCTGGTGGAGCGCTCCAAGCCCAACAACCAGGAGCAGGCGCTGACGCTGGCGGAATCGTACATCGAGTTCGGGGAAATAGTCGCTGGGAAGCTCGGTAACACGGATGCCAAGGATGCCCAGTCAGAGGCTCAGGCGATCTTGATAGAGCTGGTCCGCGTGCACCCGCAGTGGGCGGACGCCCGCTTTCTTCTGGCTCGCAACTATGGGGACCTTGCTGCGCTGGAGCGTGACATGGGCAATGCTGCTGAAGCTCGCCGCAAACAGGACATGGCGGTGAAGACCATGGAAGACCTCAGCAAGGACAATCCCGACAACACGCGCTTCCTCACCGAGCTGGCCCGCCAGCAGGGCATGAGTGCCCAGTTGATGTGTGATCTGGGCAAACCCAAGGATGCCATTCCAGTGGCCAATCAGGCGATTGACCGGCTCTCTGGCCTGCTCAAGGAAGGGGGGGCTCATCTGGATGAAATGGATCGCAAGAGCTGTGGCGTGTTGCTGGCTCAGCTGTATGGCATCCTGGGGCACAGCGGTGAAGTGGCCAAAGACTCCAAGCTGGCCAAGGTGTATTTCACCAAGGCGTCTGAGCAATGGTCGGCCGTCCAGACCCGACACGGCACGGATGAAACGATCGAGGCTGGACTTTCCTGGAGCAAGGAGAGACTGGGGAAGATCAAGTGA
- the glgB gene encoding 1,4-alpha-glucan branching protein GlgB has product MALTYPLDEQARKILDATHTDPFSYLGPHVSADGKVTVRSLQPQAHTLSVVLNATGETFVGDLLHPNGLFEVALPSKCWGQPYELVWHTQDGKVHRQSDPYSFGLCLGEQDMHYFREGKHWHLYEVLGAHRRTFNGIEGVLFAVWAPNAKRVSVVGDFNGWDGRVNPMRCRVESGIWELFIPGLASLVHYKFELIGENGALFIKSDPFAFFSQHGPQTASLTWDFHHYRWSDDAWMSQRKDRSLYRTAMSIYEVHLGSWRRREGGRMLTYRELADELIPYVKDLGFTHIELMPVSEFPFDGSWGYQVGGYFAPTSRHGNPDEFREFVDRCHQAGLGVIVDWVPAHFPKDAHGLARFDGTALYEHADPRQGEHMDWGTLIFNFGRNEVRNFLIANALFWLEMYHIDGIRVDAVASMIYLDYSREAGQWVPNRYGGRENLEAIEFMRELNYQCYSRFPGIAMIAEESTAWSGVSRPVSTGGLGFGFKWNMGWMNDTLRYMEKEPVHRKHHHGEATFSMLYAYDENFILVLSHDEVVHGKKSLLDKMPGDRWQKFANLRMFYAWMWMHPGKKLLFMGCEIGQWREWNYQQSLDWEVLYGEEHRGLQSMVRDLNHLYTREKALHSRDHEAGGFWWLEPNDYENSLFAFGRKDPEGRTCYVLVNATPVPRPGYRMGVEEAGFYKELLNSDAVSYGGSGVGNAGGMQAQPTPWQGQPWSVEVTVPPLATVVLQRA; this is encoded by the coding sequence ATGGCCCTGACGTACCCACTCGACGAGCAAGCCCGGAAAATTCTAGACGCCACTCACACCGATCCCTTCAGCTATTTGGGACCCCACGTCTCCGCTGATGGAAAAGTCACGGTCCGCTCCCTCCAACCCCAGGCCCATACTCTGAGCGTGGTGCTCAATGCCACCGGAGAGACTTTTGTTGGAGATCTGCTGCATCCCAATGGACTGTTCGAGGTGGCCCTGCCTTCGAAATGCTGGGGGCAGCCGTATGAACTGGTCTGGCATACCCAGGATGGGAAGGTGCACCGCCAGTCGGATCCCTATTCCTTTGGCCTCTGCCTGGGGGAGCAGGACATGCACTATTTCCGCGAGGGCAAGCACTGGCATCTGTATGAGGTGCTGGGGGCGCATCGCAGGACGTTCAACGGGATCGAAGGGGTTCTCTTTGCCGTGTGGGCCCCGAATGCGAAGCGGGTCAGCGTGGTGGGGGATTTCAACGGCTGGGATGGTCGGGTGAACCCCATGCGCTGCCGGGTGGAGTCTGGCATCTGGGAGCTGTTCATCCCCGGGCTGGCCAGTCTGGTGCACTACAAGTTTGAGCTCATTGGGGAGAATGGGGCCCTCTTCATCAAGAGTGATCCCTTTGCCTTCTTCTCCCAGCATGGGCCGCAGACCGCCTCGCTCACGTGGGACTTCCACCACTATCGGTGGAGCGATGACGCCTGGATGAGCCAGCGCAAGGACCGCAGCCTCTACCGCACGGCCATGAGCATCTACGAGGTGCACCTCGGCTCCTGGCGCAGGCGGGAAGGGGGGCGGATGCTCACGTATCGCGAACTGGCCGATGAGCTGATCCCGTATGTGAAGGATCTGGGATTCACGCACATCGAGCTCATGCCAGTGAGCGAGTTCCCCTTTGACGGATCTTGGGGCTATCAGGTGGGAGGGTACTTCGCGCCGACGAGTCGCCATGGGAATCCGGATGAGTTCCGGGAGTTTGTGGATCGCTGTCACCAGGCTGGCCTGGGGGTGATCGTGGACTGGGTGCCGGCGCACTTCCCCAAGGATGCCCACGGTCTGGCGCGCTTCGACGGTACGGCGCTCTATGAGCATGCCGACCCCCGCCAGGGCGAGCACATGGACTGGGGCACTCTGATCTTCAATTTTGGTCGCAATGAGGTGAGGAATTTCCTCATCGCCAATGCCCTCTTCTGGCTGGAGATGTACCACATTGACGGCATCCGCGTGGATGCGGTGGCCTCCATGATCTACCTGGACTACTCCCGCGAGGCGGGCCAGTGGGTGCCCAACCGCTACGGCGGACGCGAGAACTTGGAAGCCATCGAGTTCATGCGGGAGCTGAACTATCAGTGCTACTCCCGCTTCCCGGGCATCGCCATGATCGCTGAGGAGAGCACGGCCTGGAGCGGGGTGTCCCGGCCGGTGAGCACGGGTGGTCTGGGTTTTGGCTTTAAATGGAACATGGGGTGGATGAACGACACCCTGCGCTACATGGAAAAGGAGCCGGTGCACCGCAAGCACCACCATGGGGAGGCCACCTTCTCCATGCTCTATGCCTATGATGAGAATTTCATCCTCGTGCTCAGCCACGATGAAGTGGTGCATGGCAAGAAGTCCCTCCTGGACAAGATGCCGGGGGATCGCTGGCAGAAGTTTGCCAACCTGCGGATGTTCTATGCCTGGATGTGGATGCACCCCGGGAAGAAGCTCCTGTTCATGGGCTGCGAGATCGGCCAATGGAGGGAGTGGAACTACCAGCAGTCTCTGGACTGGGAGGTGCTCTATGGTGAGGAACACCGCGGGCTACAGTCTATGGTGCGGGATCTGAACCACCTGTACACCCGTGAGAAGGCGTTGCACAGCCGCGATCATGAGGCCGGAGGCTTCTGGTGGTTGGAGCCCAACGACTATGAGAACAGCCTCTTCGCCTTTGGCCGCAAGGACCCGGAGGGGCGTACTTGCTATGTGCTCGTGAACGCCACCCCGGTGCCGCGTCCGGGCTACCGGATGGGGGTGGAGGAAGCTGGCTTCTACAAGGAGTTGCTCAACTCGGATGCCGTCAGCTATGGTGGCTCTGGGGTGGGGAATGCCGGCGGAATGCAGGCGCAGCCCACCCCGTGGCAGGGCCAGCCATGGTCGGTGGAGGTCACGGTCCCGCCTTTGGCCACGGTGGTGTTGCAAAGGGCCTAG
- a CDS encoding glycosyltransferase family 4 protein: protein MRIAIVHYAASPVIGGVERVIEQQAKVLSDHGHKVIVICGNEGAAVATAEMRILPGLKANVALDEVKGDQLFKDLAGALTEADVVLVHNMLTMPFNWAASSALAGLSRDLPEVRFVNWIHDVDVLREAFTALDARVVHVAVSEVRRQYFSERLGVPVPECRLIPNGVEVTEALGLTPSVARFVQRTEVLDRELVLVHPTRVLARKNIEMGLAITAALRDAGCDVAYVVTGAPDPHRKESAAYADQIAETLSQFGLEDRVHFLSRDFSVTNADVASLYRLADALIFPSRSEGFGLPLVEAALHRLPVFCSDIPPHREVAGDFAVFFDLASPPAEVARLVLKSVRSDHCSTVRKTVMRRFGWKHIFKEYLEPLIKER, encoded by the coding sequence ATGCGCATTGCCATTGTCCACTATGCAGCTTCGCCGGTCATTGGCGGGGTGGAAAGGGTGATCGAGCAGCAGGCGAAGGTGCTCAGTGATCACGGGCATAAGGTGATCGTGATCTGTGGCAATGAGGGCGCTGCGGTCGCCACGGCGGAGATGCGAATTTTGCCCGGCCTGAAGGCGAATGTAGCCTTGGACGAGGTGAAGGGGGATCAACTGTTCAAAGACTTGGCAGGGGCCTTAACGGAGGCGGACGTTGTGCTCGTTCACAATATGCTCACGATGCCGTTCAACTGGGCGGCTTCTTCAGCATTGGCGGGTTTGAGTCGCGACCTGCCCGAGGTCCGCTTTGTGAACTGGATACATGACGTGGATGTTTTGCGGGAGGCCTTCACCGCGCTGGATGCACGGGTGGTCCATGTGGCGGTATCGGAAGTGCGCCGACAGTATTTTTCTGAGCGTCTTGGAGTGCCGGTTCCGGAGTGTCGCCTCATACCCAATGGGGTGGAGGTGACAGAGGCGCTCGGGCTGACACCCAGTGTGGCGCGGTTCGTGCAACGCACGGAGGTGCTGGACCGGGAACTTGTGCTCGTGCATCCCACGCGTGTCCTGGCAAGGAAGAATATCGAGATGGGGCTGGCCATCACGGCGGCCCTGCGGGATGCCGGGTGCGATGTGGCTTACGTTGTGACGGGTGCACCTGACCCACACCGTAAGGAGTCGGCGGCCTATGCAGATCAAATCGCGGAGACCCTTTCCCAGTTTGGGTTGGAAGATCGGGTGCACTTCCTCTCCCGTGATTTTTCCGTGACGAATGCGGACGTGGCCAGCCTGTACCGGCTCGCAGACGCGCTCATCTTCCCCAGTCGCAGCGAGGGGTTCGGTCTTCCTTTGGTGGAGGCTGCCCTGCATCGGTTGCCGGTGTTCTGCTCAGACATCCCGCCGCACCGGGAGGTGGCGGGGGATTTTGCAGTGTTTTTTGATCTGGCATCACCTCCAGCAGAAGTGGCGCGGTTGGTGCTTAAAAGTGTGAGGTCCGATCATTGTAGTACGGTCAGGAAGACCGTCATGCGGCGATTCGGGTGGAAGCACATCTTCAAGGAATACCTTGAGCCTCTGATCAAGGAACGCTAA